The nucleotide sequence AAAGGAGCTCATGGACATAATTTTTTTCACCTCCCCACCGCAAACAGAGCAGGATGTCAGTGGGCTATCATTCATTCCCTGATGTACTTCAAACACTTTTTCACAAGCAGGGCACTCATACTCGTAAACCGGCATTTCACACCTCTATCTTTACATTATTTTTATATAAGTATTTTTAATAAAATACGATAAGAAAAACAACCTCTCGTTACGGATTAAATAAAATACCCTTCCTCCCTCAGACTGTCAACCATCGAAACCGCACAGAACAAAAACTGCACAAGCGTACTTTGTTCTCTCATTTACCTGTCTCGCATTGCAAAGACAAAACAACCAAAGTACGGGAAGCAGTCCTTCATGGCTGAGAAATATTATATTGCATCCTCCAGGCTTATCATATATATTTATATCCTTTTATAAGGAAGCACATGAAAAATACAAAATATATGGTTTATCAACCATGTTTATTTATCCCTGGGAGTACAATATGAGCAAAACACTCGTCGAAATGACCGCTGACATTATCCAGTCGCAAATAAGCGGATCCAATATGAGTACTGATGAAATCAAAACAGCACTCAACGATACCTATCAGGCACTGAAAGATTTACAGGAAGCCGAGCAAGCCGGAACAGATATTGAAGAAAAAGAAGAAAAACCGGCAATGGATCCCAAGCGATCTATTCAAAAAAACAAAATAGTCTGTCTTGAATGTGGTCAATCCTTCAAAATGCTTACCAAGCATTTGAAATCACACAATATGACCTCGAAAGAATACCGCAAGAAATATGGCTTTAGCAGCACGCAATCGCTTTGCGCAAAGGCCCTTTCAGAGGAGCGCTCCCAGGCCAGCAAAGAGCGTGGCATCCACCCAAATCTGCGCAAAACCTTTGGCAACCGAGCAAAAAAGACAAAAAAATAATTTCTTGCTTTCATGATCGGCATTTTCGACTCTGGTGTCGGCGGGATGACCGTTGCCAGAACAATTGAGCAGGTATGCCCGCAATATCCCCTCCTGTACTTTGGCGATGTTGCCCATACCCCATATGGCTCCAAAAGTTCTGAAACCATAACGGGCTATTCCCGTCGCAACACTGAGTTCCTGCTCAACCAAGGTGCAAAAGTTATCGTTGTTGCCTGTAATTCAGCAGCTGCAACCTCGGTTGACACCCTACGGGCTGAATACGCTGTTCCCATCATAGATGTCATCACCGCAACAACCAGGAAAGCGGCAGAGGGAACAGTAAACAGACGAATCGGCATCATTGGCACCCGCGCGACAGTCCAATCCGGCATCTACGAGAAACAAATCAAACAACTGCGCCCTGCCTGCCAAATATACGGTCAGGCCTGCCCACTCCTTGTCCCCCTGATAGAGGAAGGATGGCTCAATCAGCGTGAAACCAAGATGATCTTACGGCGCTACCTTACTCCGCTCCGACAGCACCAAATTGACACCTTAATTCTGGGATGTACCCATTACCCCCTCTTGACCCATCTTATCCAGAAAAGAATCGGCAAAAGGGTGCATATAATTGATTCATCAATAGAAACAGCTCGGCACTTAAAATCTTTTCTTGACAATTCACCTGAAATAACATCAACTATCAGAAAAAAAATGCAGGACTGTCCACCTCACCATCTTGAGAAGAATCGTTTTTTTGTATCCGATTCCACCCCGCCCTTACAAAAGCTGGCCAACGGAATCTTTGGTCGAAAAATCAACCTTATTACAACACATGCTTAAGCGAAACACATCCCAGCCTTTTGCCTTGCTTCTTTATTTTTTCCTCTGTGCTCTTTCACCTCATGCCCAGGCGGCAGCCGTCCCCCTTGAACAGCTTGAAAAAATACAGCAATACTACCGCAACCTGACCAGTCTCAGTTTTGATTTCAGACAAATTACCAACAGCAACGGGAGGACCAGAGAAGGTGCTGGCAGCAGTACTTTTTTTCGCCCTTCCTCAACGACTTCAGGTATTATGCGCTGGGATTACAGCAAACCCGGCAAACAGATTATCTTAAACGACGGCAAAGAACTTTCCATCTATACGGAGAAAGACAAACAGCTGCTCATTATGTCAGCCCAAAAGCTGCAATCCGACATAACCTACTCCTTTTTTGTTGGTAAACGTGATCTGAAAGAGGACTTTGATCTCTTGCCGGTAGCCAGCCATTTTGCCAGCAAAATGAACGGACAATCTGGTATTGCCGTCCAGCTGGTCCCCAAACAACCCCATGGACAGATCAAGTCGCTCCATTTCTGGTTTGATAAGGACGAAAGAATCAGACGACTTATTATGGAAGATCATTTTGAAACAACAACAGAACTGATCTTCAGCAATATCCAGGTCAATACATTACCAGCAGATTCACCGCAAACAATCGCTCAACTGGTCCAATTAAACATCCCCTCTGATACTGAAATTATCAGACAATAAACTCAAGCTTCATCCTGGCCCACAGGACCGGGACAACAAATTTGAGAGGGAGGGAAGCTTGATCGGCTTCTCCGCCGACCACTTTCACATAAACGCCATCCCTCCCCTTCTGGGGAGGGCAACAAAGCATGAAAGGCGGCAAAAGCCTGGTTGGTGTCCTTAACCTTCTTATATCAAAAAACCGTTTGGAAAAACCCCCAATCAAACAAACCGAATCATCAAACGACATGAGTGAAGAACAATTTGCAGATCTCTTTCAGGACAAAACCGGCACGACAAAAATTCAGCCGGGAGATAAGATTGATGCCGTGATAGCTGATATCAACGGTGAAAATATCTTTCTGGATCTGGGTGGAAAAAGCGAAGGCATCCTCGGGGCATCAGAACTTCGTGATGAACAGGATGAGTTAACGGTCAAAATCGGTGACACGGTTTCCGTTTTCCTCTTAAGGAACCGGGGCGGCGAGCAGGTCTTCACAACAAAGATCGGTGCTGGCCAAGTTGGCCTGGAAGAGCTCGAACAGGCATTTCATAATAATATCCCGGTGCAGGGTCGGGTTGCCTCGGAAATCAAAGGCGGTTTCCAGATTACTGTTGCTGGCCAGCGTGGATTCTGCCCCTACTCGCAGATGGGATTACGCAGGGTCGATAATCCAGACGAGTACCTTGAACAAAGCATGGCCTTTAAAATTATTGAATTCGGCAATAAAGGTCGCAATATCATTCTCTCCGCCCGGGCCGTACAGGAAGAAGAAAGGGAACAGCTCCGAGAGCAACTCCAAGAGACCTTGCATGAAGGCGATAAGGTGGAAGGAACCGTCAGCTCTCTTCAGAAGTTTGGTGCCTTTATCGACCTCGGCGGTGTGGATGGCCTGATCCCTATTTCCGAGCTGGCCTGGGGCCAGACAGACCTGGTCGAAGATGTCCTCAGCCAGGGTCAGCGAGTGGAAGTCATTGTTAAAAAGCTGGACTGGGCCAAAGATCGTATTTCTCTGAGCCTCAAGGATACCCTGGAGAACCCCTGGGATAAGGCTGAAGAAAAATATGCTCCGGCGAGCATCCACACCGGTATCGTTTCCCGACTGGCCCAGTTCGGGGCCTTTGTCACTCTGGAGCCCGGTATTGATGGCCTCCTCCATATCTCCAAGCTCGGCTCTGGTCGCCGCATTAATCATCCCCGTGAGGTGCTGGAGGCAGGTCAGGAGATCACGGTCAAGATTGACAGCGTTGACCTGGAAAAAAAGCGTATCTCTCTGGTGCCCGAGGATTACACTGCTCAGGCAGAAGAAGAAAAGGCCGCAAAGAAAGCGTACGCCCCGGCCAAAGAGAGCGCCCCGCGATCTATGGGCACCTTGGGCGATCTGCTTCAGGCCCAGATGCAACAGAAGAAAAAATAGGAAGTTTGTTGCTTTAACAACTTAGTTACACTCCCCAAGGGCGAAGACAAGCTTCGCCCCTCTCCAATTTCGCATTAAAAATGGAAGCTTTGCTTAACCGCTTATTATGCGTGAGATGAACGTACCGATGAAGCTCCGCATAGCATTAGCGCTCGCTTACCTCCTCTGTATCTATACCACCCTCGGCATTGCCCGCCCTCTTGCCGAATACCTCCGCTCAACCGGGATACTGCTCCTCACAGTAATTACCCTCTTTGCTGGCAGCCTGCCCCTTGCCCTGCTCTGGCGCTATAAAACAATCACCCGAACGCGTTTTCTGTTCCGTATCCTCCTGATCATCACCCTGCTCTGCGCCGCTTTTATCACCTCAGCCTTACCAGAGGAGCGTCTTCATTTTCTCACCTATGGTCTTGCCGGTTGGCTGATCTGCTGGAGCCTGGAGCCAACAACTGGCTTCTCAAGTACGCCGCAAAAAGGCCTGCTCCTGCGTCAGGTCCTCTTGTGGCTCACCCCTTGCCTGCTGGTCTGGGGAGCTGGTAGCATAGACGAGCTCATCCAATGGTGGCTGCCAAATCGGGTCTTTGATGTCCGCGACATCATATTCAACACAACTGCCGGGATCACCGGAATTACCCTGTTTGCGACCGGATCAAGGTCTGCGAAAAAAATAAAGGAGAGCACGGGCTCTCCTCAAATAAATACAGCATCCTGATTTTAGATCATTCGGTCAACGCAACCATTCCTCATTTTCCCTCAAAGGTATTTTCTACCAAGGGCTTGGCATCAACCTGTCCTACATGACATTGGGTACAGAAATACCAGCGCTGGGAAATACTTTCCCCTTTCTTTCCGTCCCTATCGGTATAATGGGTCTGGAAGGGTTTCGGGGCACCAGAGCCCTCCACTCCGTGACACCCTAAGCAGTCGTTTCTCTTTGTTGAAATCGCCATTCCCGTTATAGCATGGGCAATGAGTGGCGGTTGATGGGCCGAGGTTCGGGGCACAACAGCACCGGGTGGCTGCCAGTCCATATCCACGGCAGGAGTTGATTCAGCTGGAATATCCAGGCCCCCGCGTAAGGATTGCACATCCTCGCCATGGGCAAGGGAAAAAAAACAAACAGTTATCGTCCCGAAAAAAGGGAATAATATCTTTTTCATAGCGTTCTCCATCAGATTCGTCGGGAAAAACGAAAAACATTATGCGGACAGATGTCAATACAGCGCCCGCAGTTCAGACAGTTTTTTGCAAGAATAAACGGTGAGCTCTGCGCATCACCTTTGAGCGCAGGCCGGATGACCTGGGGTTCAGGACAGACAGCAAAACAATCGCCGCAATCGGTACATTGCCCTCGTCCAGCAGCCTTTATTCTCAGAAGAGCAACAAAGCTCAACAGGCTGTACATGGCTCCCATGGGGCAGAGATGCCCGCACCAAGCACGCCGCAGCAGAAAAGCATCAAAGGCAAAAATGGCCAGGATGAAAATCCATCCCATCCCCATACCGAACAACAGACCCCGCTGCAACATGGTCACCGGGTTGAGCCATTCATAAACAATGGTTCCGCTGACAGCAGACAAGATAAGAATCGCCCCCATGAACCCATAGCGCGTCTTCTTGCTCAGCTGGAGGACTTTTTTCATCCCCATCCTCCTGTTCAACCAGGCAGCTGTATCAGTCACCAGGTTCACGGGGCAGACCCAGGCACAGAATACTCCGCCACCAAGCAAGGCATAGAGGACGATCACGACCAAGGCACCGACCAAGGCGCTTGATGCTGGCGAATGACCGGCTGCAAGGGATTGGAACATAATCAGCGGGTCTGTCATAGGAAGGAAACCCAAGACCTCGCTGGCTGACAGGGTTCCTCTGATAAGCCAAAGCCCGAGCAAAGGACCTGCCAAAAAAATCCCCAGAATGGCAAGCTGCGAGATTCGACGCAGAAGCAGCCATTTATACGAGCGTACCCAACCTTTTTTTTCCACCGCCTCTTGGCCTGGCCTTCTTTTCTCGATCATGGCAATTCCTCCGGCATCCGCACAGGCAATTGCAGGGCCTCAGGTATAAGGGACTGGCCTGCTTTCTCTTTCTCCTGCCAACCCAGACGATAATGGTGCCCAAGCTCACCCCGTGCCTGGGCAAGGGGCAGCACCTTGATCGCTGGATGTTCCAAAATGCAGGAACGTTCGCATTTTCCGCAGCCTGTACAGTGCTTGGAATGCACTGTGGGAATAAAACGGGCATGCATGCCGGTTCGTTGATTCGCTACCATATCCAGGGTCAGGGCCTTATCCAGTACCGGGCAGTTCCGATAGCAGACATCACAGCGCAGCCCCTGAAAACCGATGCAATTTTCATGATCAATGAGCACGGCCAGTCCCATTCTTGCCTCATAGACGGAAGGCTCCTTCTTTTCCTCATCGAGAAGGGTCTTCTGACTCAAGGCCCCGGAAGGGCAGGCCCGGACGCAGGGCATATCCTCACATAAGCGGCAGGGACTGGTTCGGGGAACAAAATACGGGGTCCCCACCGGAACATCGCTGCCTGCTTCGGCCAAACGCAAAACCGGCTCCAGCTCTACAGAGGCGTTGGGATTCACCTCCATTGGCCCGTCGGCATTCATCTCCGGCATGTCATTATTGCGCAGGAGATTGGCATGACAGGCCCGGACACATTGCCCGCAACGCAGGCAGGCTGCCTGGAACGCCTTTTCCGGCAGAGCCCCTGGTGGGCGTATTGCCCGGGCAGGCACAGCCTGAGCAGAGCGCTGATAGGCCCCCAGCCCCACAGCCAGCACAAAGGCCCCAGCAGCAGCTGACAGGGTATCTCTCAGAAAGCGACGACGTCCCTCCTCCTCCCTGTTATGGTGCTGTCTTGTTTCTCTTTCATCCATTTCGGTCTCCTTAGGCCATGCTTGAGATCTTGCTTTAGGCCTTGGTCACCTTGACGGCACATTTTTTATAATCCGTTTCTTTGGAGATCGGACAGGTGGCATCCAGAGTCAGCTTATTGACCAGGCGGCCTGCATCAAACCAGGGCACAAACACCAGCCCTTCCGGCGGCTTATTCCTTCCTCTGGTCTCCAGAGGACAGGTAATCTCACCCCGACGGGAAGCAAGCTTGACCAGCTGCCCGCGCTTGAGGCCCCGTTTTTCCGCATCCTTGGGATGCATAAAGACCTGAGCATCAGGCACAGCCCGGTACAGCTCCGGCACCCTTCTGGTCATGGAACCGGAATGCCAATGCTCCAGGACCCGACCGGTACAGAGCCAGAGATCATACTCCTTATCCGGTGATTCCGCAGGCGGCTCATAGGGCAAGGCAAAGATCACCGCCTTACCATCGAGCTTACCGTAAAAACGAATGCCCTCACCCTTCTTCACATAGGGATCATAGCCTTCCCGGAACCGCCACAGGGTTTCTTTATTATCCACCACCGGCCAACGCAGGCCACGTGCCTTATGATACATCTCAAAGGGGGCCAGGTCATGACCATGTCCCCGGCCAAAGCTGGCATACTCCTCAAACAGGCCCTTTTGCAGGTAGAAACCAAAATGATGAGCCTCGTCGTTATCGTGCCCCTTTTGCAGTTCGCTCAAGGGGAACTTATCCACCTGTCCATTGGTATAGAGCACCTCATACAGGGTCTTGCCCTTATAGGCTGGATTCTTGTCCAGGAGCTCCTGAGGCCAGATCTCATCGGTTGTGAAGTACTTGGAAAACTCCACCAGCTGCCAGAGATCACTCTTTGCCTCACCCGGTGCCTTGACCTGCTGGCGGAAAAACTGGGTCCGACGTTCCGCATTGCCATAGGCCCCTTCCTTTTCTGTCCACATGGCTGTGGGCAGGATCAGATCACCAGCCATCGCCGTGACCGTGGGATAGGGATCAGAAACCACGACAAAGTTTTTCGGATTGCGGTAGCCAGGATAGGCTTCCTCGTTGATATTGGCAGCGGCCTGCATGTTATTATTACACATGACCCAATAGGCATT is from Candidatus Electrothrix sp. GW3-4 and encodes:
- the rpsA gene encoding 30S ribosomal protein S1, with translation MSEEQFADLFQDKTGTTKIQPGDKIDAVIADINGENIFLDLGGKSEGILGASELRDEQDELTVKIGDTVSVFLLRNRGGEQVFTTKIGAGQVGLEELEQAFHNNIPVQGRVASEIKGGFQITVAGQRGFCPYSQMGLRRVDNPDEYLEQSMAFKIIEFGNKGRNIILSARAVQEEEREQLREQLQETLHEGDKVEGTVSSLQKFGAFIDLGGVDGLIPISELAWGQTDLVEDVLSQGQRVEVIVKKLDWAKDRISLSLKDTLENPWDKAEEKYAPASIHTGIVSRLAQFGAFVTLEPGIDGLLHISKLGSGRRINHPREVLEAGQEITVKIDSVDLEKKRISLVPEDYTAQAEEEKAAKKAYAPAKESAPRSMGTLGDLLQAQMQQKKK
- a CDS encoding MucR family transcriptional regulator encodes the protein MSKTLVEMTADIIQSQISGSNMSTDEIKTALNDTYQALKDLQEAEQAGTDIEEKEEKPAMDPKRSIQKNKIVCLECGQSFKMLTKHLKSHNMTSKEYRKKYGFSSTQSLCAKALSEERSQASKERGIHPNLRKTFGNRAKKTKK
- a CDS encoding nitrate reductase cytochrome c-type subunit is translated as MKKILFPFFGTITVCFFSLAHGEDVQSLRGGLDIPAESTPAVDMDWQPPGAVVPRTSAHQPPLIAHAITGMAISTKRNDCLGCHGVEGSGAPKPFQTHYTDRDGKKGESISQRWYFCTQCHVGQVDAKPLVENTFEGK
- the murI gene encoding glutamate racemase, whose product is MIGIFDSGVGGMTVARTIEQVCPQYPLLYFGDVAHTPYGSKSSETITGYSRRNTEFLLNQGAKVIVVACNSAAATSVDTLRAEYAVPIIDVITATTRKAAEGTVNRRIGIIGTRATVQSGIYEKQIKQLRPACQIYGQACPLLVPLIEEGWLNQRETKMILRRYLTPLRQHQIDTLILGCTHYPLLTHLIQKRIGKRVHIIDSSIETARHLKSFLDNSPEITSTIRKKMQDCPPHHLEKNRFFVSDSTPPLQKLANGIFGRKINLITTHA
- a CDS encoding outer membrane lipoprotein carrier protein LolA produces the protein MLKRNTSQPFALLLYFFLCALSPHAQAAAVPLEQLEKIQQYYRNLTSLSFDFRQITNSNGRTREGAGSSTFFRPSSTTSGIMRWDYSKPGKQIILNDGKELSIYTEKDKQLLIMSAQKLQSDITYSFFVGKRDLKEDFDLLPVASHFASKMNGQSGIAVQLVPKQPHGQIKSLHFWFDKDERIRRLIMEDHFETTTELIFSNIQVNTLPADSPQTIAQLVQLNIPSDTEIIRQ
- a CDS encoding VanZ family protein codes for the protein MKLRIALALAYLLCIYTTLGIARPLAEYLRSTGILLLTVITLFAGSLPLALLWRYKTITRTRFLFRILLIITLLCAAFITSALPEERLHFLTYGLAGWLICWSLEPTTGFSSTPQKGLLLRQVLLWLTPCLLVWGAGSIDELIQWWLPNRVFDVRDIIFNTTAGITGITLFATGSRSAKKIKESTGSPQINTAS
- the napH gene encoding quinol dehydrogenase ferredoxin subunit NapH; protein product: MIEKRRPGQEAVEKKGWVRSYKWLLLRRISQLAILGIFLAGPLLGLWLIRGTLSASEVLGFLPMTDPLIMFQSLAAGHSPASSALVGALVVIVLYALLGGGVFCAWVCPVNLVTDTAAWLNRRMGMKKVLQLSKKTRYGFMGAILILSAVSGTIVYEWLNPVTMLQRGLLFGMGMGWIFILAIFAFDAFLLRRAWCGHLCPMGAMYSLLSFVALLRIKAAGRGQCTDCGDCFAVCPEPQVIRPALKGDAQSSPFILAKNCLNCGRCIDICPHNVFRFSRRI
- the napG gene encoding ferredoxin-type protein NapG encodes the protein MDERETRQHHNREEEGRRRFLRDTLSAAAGAFVLAVGLGAYQRSAQAVPARAIRPPGALPEKAFQAACLRCGQCVRACHANLLRNNDMPEMNADGPMEVNPNASVELEPVLRLAEAGSDVPVGTPYFVPRTSPCRLCEDMPCVRACPSGALSQKTLLDEEKKEPSVYEARMGLAVLIDHENCIGFQGLRCDVCYRNCPVLDKALTLDMVANQRTGMHARFIPTVHSKHCTGCGKCERSCILEHPAIKVLPLAQARGELGHHYRLGWQEKEKAGQSLIPEALQLPVRMPEELP